GAACTTCCAAAATCAACGTGAACACTGAGAACCAAATTTCGTTCTCCAAAGTGGTTCGCGAAGTGCTTGCAGCTAAACCAGATGCTTACGATCCACGTACATTCATCGTACCAGGCCGTGATGCAATCAAAGAAACCGTTAAAGGTAAAATTCGCGAGTTTGGTTCCAACAACAAAGCGTAATTTGTCTTTACCAGTTCCATACTGTGTAAGTGGAAAGAACACCGCCTAGCCGGTGTCTTTCCATTTTCACGCCTTATTTCTACATCGAAAGCCAACAGCACGTATTGCCGTTAACCGGCTGCAAAACACGTAGGGGGACATTAAGCTTTATGGAAAAATTGATGATTAGTGGCGGACGTCCGTTACAGGGAACTGTAACTATAAGCGGCGCCAAGAACAGCGCCATCGCGCTTATTCCTGCAGCATTGCTTGCCGAGTCAGAAGTCGTGCTGGACAACCTGCCGCTTTTGAGTGACGTGGCGGTTTATGCAGAAATTTTGGAGGAACTCGGGGCTCGTGTACATTGGGAAGGCAGTCAGATGAAGATCGATCCTTCCGACATTAAATCCATTCCTATGCCGAATGGTCCCGTGAAGAAGCTCCGTGCTTCGTATTATATGATGGGAGCATTGCTTGGGCGTTTTAAAGAAGCAACCATTGGTTTACCCGGGGGCTGCAACTTTGAGCCTCGTCCGATTGATCAACATATCAAAGGGTTTGAAGCGCTTGGCGCAACGGTAACAAACGAACACGGCTCCATTCATTTGCATGCCAAAGAGCTACGCGGAGCAAAGATTTATCTTGATGTAAGCAGTGTAGGTGCAACCATTAACATCATGCTGGCGGCTACTCGTGCCAAAGGCTCTACAATTATCGAAAACGCGGCTAAAGAGCCTGAGATTATAGATGTAGCAACACTTTTGAATTCAATGGGTGCCAGCATCAAGGGTGCCGGTACCGAAACGATCCGTATTGAAGGTGTGTCGGAGCTTAAGGGTTGCCGTCATTCCATCATTCCGGACCGTATACAAGCAGGCACGTATATGATCGCTGCGGCTGCAACGCGTGGCGACGTTCTGATTGACAATGTCATTCCCAAACATCTGGAGGCTTTGACGGCAAAGTTACTGGAGATGGGCGTTGGTATTGAGGAGCTGGATGAAAGTATTCGTGTCATTGGCAAACCGAGCTACAATCATGTAGACGTTAAGGCGCTCGTATATCCCGGTTTTCCGACGGATTTGCAGTCCCCGATGACCAGTGTGTTGACACAGGCAACGGGTGTGAGTGTCCTGAGCGACTTTGTATATAGCAATCGATTCAAGCACGTTCCTGAGTTGGTACGCATGGGCGCCAAAATCCGTGTGGAAGGGCGGTCAGCTATTATTGAAGGCAGTGCATTGAATGCGGCCAAGGTAAAAGCATCCGATCTTCGCGCTGGTGCAGCGCTGGTGATCGCAGGTCTCACCGTCAGTGAAGGTGTGACCGAAGTGACAGGCGTGGAGTTTATCGATCGCGGGTACGATCATCTAGTAACCAATCTACGTCTGCTAGGTGCAGATGTGTGGCGAGAAACCGATTAATTCTGTATTGTATGACGAGTTTTACGGTATTAAAGTGATTATTTTGACAGAACTGCATATCCGTTCAGTAATTGGGTAAACCTGTTTTAATAGAGTTCTCAGTCTCTCCGGGATAAGACGAAATGTTCCTGTTTCCTTTACCGGAGGGTCTTTTTTTGAGTCAGACTTCATATGGCTTTAAGAACATCATTTCCTTTTCCCCAAACCCCGGTTTTGTTTGAACTGCGCTCCATAGCCGGTCTGCCCGGATCGAACGCCTCAAGTATTCGTGTTCACTCACTAGCGGATCTTGCCGAAAGCTGGCCATCCCGCCCGGAAACTTACACTCAAAGACAAGTATTTGCATTATAACGGTTACATTCCGTACAATGGACAGAAGAGAAATGCAGAACGATGCTGCTCTTATAGCCGGAACATCAAGCGAAACTATCCATTTCACGGACTTATTAATTGAATAGGTGGTTATTATATGGATCTACAAATTTCCGATTTGGAAGAAATGAAACTAACGGACCTCTACAAACTGGCCAAAAAATATCAAATTCCCTACTACGGCACTTTAAAAAAGAAAGAATTGATCTTCGCTATATTACGTGCACAAGCTGAACAGAGTGGATTGATGTTCATGCAGGGTGTGCTCGAAATTCTACCTGAAGGCTACGGATTCCTTCGTCCGATCAATTACCTGCCAAGTACGGAAGACATCTACATCTCAGCCTCACAGATTCGCAAGTTTGACCTAAGAACAGGTGACCTCGTATCAGGTAAGTGTAGAACACCTAAAGAAAACGAGCGATACTTCGGTTTGCTGCAAGTCAACGCTGTAAATGGTGAGAATCCATCAGCGGCTGCGGAAAGACTTCACTTCCCGGCATTAACCCCATTGTACCCGCAGAAGAAACTGGTTCTCGAAACATCCCCCAGCCATTTGTCCACACGCATTATGGATGTACTCGCCCCGGTAGGACTGGGACAGCGCGGATTGATCGTAGCAC
This window of the Paenibacillus marchantiae genome carries:
- a CDS encoding UDP-N-acetylglucosamine 1-carboxyvinyltransferase, producing MEKLMISGGRPLQGTVTISGAKNSAIALIPAALLAESEVVLDNLPLLSDVAVYAEILEELGARVHWEGSQMKIDPSDIKSIPMPNGPVKKLRASYYMMGALLGRFKEATIGLPGGCNFEPRPIDQHIKGFEALGATVTNEHGSIHLHAKELRGAKIYLDVSSVGATINIMLAATRAKGSTIIENAAKEPEIIDVATLLNSMGASIKGAGTETIRIEGVSELKGCRHSIIPDRIQAGTYMIAAAATRGDVLIDNVIPKHLEALTAKLLEMGVGIEELDESIRVIGKPSYNHVDVKALVYPGFPTDLQSPMTSVLTQATGVSVLSDFVYSNRFKHVPELVRMGAKIRVEGRSAIIEGSALNAAKVKASDLRAGAALVIAGLTVSEGVTEVTGVEFIDRGYDHLVTNLRLLGADVWRETD